From a region of the Lactuca sativa cultivar Salinas chromosome 4, Lsat_Salinas_v11, whole genome shotgun sequence genome:
- the LOC128133573 gene encoding uncharacterized protein LOC128133573, with product MSPFRLVFGKPCHLPVEVEHRAFRAVKQCNFNIDEAGRHRKLQLQELEELRNDSYENVRIYKEKTKLFHNKSISRKHFEVGHRVLLYHSRLKLFPGKLRSRWIGPFIVTKTFNHGAVEIQSEKTGQTFKVNGHRLKPFYEGFNANALEVIHLDVPMC from the coding sequence ATGTCCCCGTTTAGGTTGGTCTTTGGAAAGCCATGTCACCTTCCCGTCGAGGTAGAGCATCGTGCATTTCGGGCGGTCAAACAATGCAATTTCAACATTGATGAGGCGGGAAGGCATAGGAAACTTCAACTTCAAGAGCTAGAAGAATTGAGAAATGACTCCTATGAAAACGTAAGGATTTACAAGGAGAAAACAAAGCTCTTCCACAACAAGTCCATCTCCCGGAAGCATTTTGAGGTGGGGCATAGGGTCTTACTATACCATTCACGATTGAAGTTATTTCCAGGCAAGCTAAGGTCAAGATGGATTGGACCTTTCATTGTGACTAAGACCTTTAACCATGGGGCGGTGGAAATTCAAAGCGAAAAGACGGGACAAACCTTCAAAGTCAATGGGCACCGGTTGAAGCCATTCTATGAAGGTTTCAATGCTAATGCCCTTGAAGTCATCCATTTGGATGTCCCGATGTGTTGA